Proteins from a single region of Carassius carassius chromosome 37, fCarCar2.1, whole genome shotgun sequence:
- the LOC132118643 gene encoding sodium/hydrogen exchanger 8-like — protein sequence MNPEGVNAIESEHLSELTEEEYEAQIFQKQDLKGFLWLDAKYLNPFFTRRLTQEDLLHGRIQMKTLTNKWYEEVRQGPSGSEDEDDEAELL from the exons ATGAATCCAGAGGG GGTTAATGCCATTGAATCTGAACATTTGTCGGAGCTGACAGAGGAAGAGTATGAAGCTCAGATTTTTCAGAAGCAGGATCTGAAGGGTTTCCTGTGGCTTGACGCCAAGTATCTGAACCCTTTCTTCACCCGTAGACTCACACAAGAG GATCTGCTGCATGGGCGGATTCAGATGAAAACCCTCACTAATAAGTGGTATGAGGAGGTGCGGCAGGGTCCGTCAGGCTCTGAGGATGAGGACGATGAGGCAGAACTGCTCTGA